The following coding sequences lie in one Ctenopharyngodon idella isolate HZGC_01 chromosome 11, HZGC01, whole genome shotgun sequence genomic window:
- the LOC127522521 gene encoding LOW QUALITY PROTEIN: inter-alpha-trypsin inhibitor heavy chain H3-like (The sequence of the model RefSeq protein was modified relative to this genomic sequence to represent the inferred CDS: inserted 1 base in 1 codon) gives MMDRAALRLILLSVFLISASSQPVKKKQDVDIYSFYINSTVTSRYATTVITSRVANTLNESQEIQFEVKIPKTAFISKFRMTIERKTYDGVVKGKQEAQQQYSEAVSRGESAGLIKSVGRTXEDFKTSVTVAAFSKVTFELTYEELLKRRLGKYELLINAQPMQPVADFKMDVHIQEKPGISFLEVKGDLSTGDLANAIKTTRADKDAWVTFYPTRDQQTKCKSCGENGLNGDLLITYDVERRNPKGEVMVSNGYFVHYFAPSDVPRIPKNVVFIIDQSGSMRGRKIDQTRLALLRILSDLDEDDHFGLITFNSDIDTWKRELLKATKQNLENAKSFVKEIRERGTTDINAAVLAGVDMINRHPREGTASILILLTDGDPTSGETNIERIMANVKEAIGLKFPLYCLGFGHDVNFDFLSKMSLENGGVARRIYEDSDADLQLQGFYEEVAVPLLTDIHLKYTGGTNLTKTSFTLYFNGSEIVVSGQITDNSVESFTTEVIAVSKDNNVTYQDTIMIKDPSDVPPENEDFMQRLWAYLTVKQLLERQVLLKGQEKEDEEKEALKLSLKYQFVTPLTSMVVTKPQKDEVEVADKPKEGGKDPRPPVMGFHPSSQNPIASRHSLYRTGQLQPSQSRLPSGRVRSGWSILHSKTAAHPGLRDEVPLIPFKSGILPTMSVPTVRSNRFLLSAAGQSKPLCFDVPLPHKLKLLQDSASEFSMNGKSITRRKGFSQIVFHYKTNHHLTINTSSIRYHDGQNDVEFLWGQEPTQHSTEGVSLILQSNEMDVTMGNIRVVILLHKKNGDVFLWPAVRQQPKDVSLMGILGKAEASYEEIQGSQTPTLKIMDQEVKASWEDVTDYTLPSTPVIKCWLVPFQAVMQGDISDFTVTQL, from the exons ATGATGGATCGAGCAGCTCTCAGACTGATTCTCTTGAGCGTCTTTCTCATCTCAGCCAGTTCACAACCTGTTAAGAAG AAACAAGATGTGGATATATACAGCTTCTACATTAACTCCACGGTCACCAGTCGCTACGCCACAACGGTCATCACAAGCCGTGTGGCGAACACACTGAATGAATCTCAAGAGATCCAGTTTGAGGTCAAGATACCCAAGACTGCCTTCATCAGCAAATTCAGAAT gacCATAGAGAGGAAGACATATGATGGCGTTGTGAAGGGAAAACAGGAAGCTCAGCAGCAGTACAGTGAAGCAGTATCTCGAGGAGAAAGTGCTGGACTGATCAA ATCTGTTGGAAGGA TAGAAGACTTTAAAACTTCAGTGACGGTGGCTGCTTTTAGTAAAGTGACCTTTGAGTTGACCTACGAAGAACTGCTAAAGCGTCGCCTCGGCAAATATGAGTTACTCATCAATGCCCAACCGATGCAGCCGGTGGCAGATTTCAAG ATGGATGTACACATCCAAGAGAAACCAGGAATTTCCTTCTTGGAGGTGAAAGGAGATTTGAGCACCGGTGATCTGGCCAATGCCATCAAAACCACCAGAGCAGACAAAGAC GCATGGGTGACCTTCTACCCCACTCGAGATCAACAGACCAAGTGTAAAAGCTGTGGAGAAAATGGACTGAATGGTGACCTGCTTATAACATACGATGTTGAGAGACGAAATCCTAAAGGAGAAGTTATG GTATCAAATGGCTATTTTGTCCACTACTTTGCACCCTCTGATGTTCCACGTATTCCCAAAAATGTGGTGTTTATCATTGACCAGAGCGGTTCTATGCGAGGCAGAAAAATAGATCAG ACTCGTTTGGCACTGCTAAGGATTTTAAGTGATCTTGATGAGGATGACCACTTTGGATTGATCACCTTCAACAGTGACATTGACACATGGAAGCGTGAACTCCTGAAAGCTACCAAGCAAAACCTGGAGAATGCAAAATCTTTTGTGAAGGAGATcagagagagaggaa CCACAGACATAAACGCTGCAGTTCTAGCAGGAGTGGACATGATCAATCGACATCCACGAGAGGGAACCGCCTCCATCCTGATCCTGCTGACTGATGGAGATCCCACTTCAG GTGAAACTAACATAGAGAGGATAATGGCCAATGTGAAAGAGGCCATTGGGCTGAAGTTTCCCCTCTATTGTCTTGGTTTTGGACATGATGTTAACTTTGACTTCCTGTCAAAGATGTCACTGGAAAATGGTGGAGTTGCTCGCAGGATTTATGAAGATTCGGACGCTGATCTACAGCTGCAG GGCTTCTATGAGGAAGTTGCCGTCCCTCTCCTCACTGATATTCaccttaaatacacaggagggACAAACCTTACCAAGACCAGCTTTACCCTGTACTTCAACGGCTCTGAGATTGTGGTATCAGGACAAATCACAGACAACAGTGTGGAGAGTTTCACCACTGAAGTCATTGCAGTATCA AAAGACAATAATGTGACGTATCAAGACACTATAATGATAAAAGACCCCAGTGATGTCCCACCTGAGAATGAAGATTTCATGCAGAGACTGTGGGCCTACCTTACAGTGAAGCAACTTCTGGAAAGGCA GGTGCTTCTTAAAGGACAAGAGAAAGAGGATGAAGAGAAAGAAGCTCTCAAACTCTCTCTGAAATACCAGTTTGTCACCCCCCTCACCTCTATGGTCGTCACTAAGCCACAGAAAGATGAAGTGGAAGTTGCTGACAAACCCAAAGAGGGAGGAAAGGATCCCAGACCCCCAG TAATGGGTTTCCATCCTTCATCTCAGAATCCTATTGCAT CACGGCATAGTCTGTACCGTACTGGTCAGCTTCAGCCCAGTCAGTCCCGTCTCCCCAGTGGGCGTGTTCGGTCTGGTTGGTCTATTCTGCACAGTAAAACTGCTGCTCATCCAGGGTTGCGTG ATGAAGTGCCCTTGATTCCATTTAAGAGTGGAATTCTCCCTACTATGTCAG TTCCAACAGTTCGTAGCAATCGGTTCCTGCTGTCTGCTGCTGGTCAGTCTAAGCCACTTTGTTTTGACGTTCCTCTTCCTCACAAACTCAAACTGCTACAGGATTCTGCTTCAG AGTTCTCTATGAATGGAAAATCCATAACTAGACGAAAGGGATTCAGTCAAATTGTCTTTCATTACAAAACAAACCATCACCTGACAATAAACACAAGTTCTATCAGATACCACGATGGCCAAAATGATGTTGAGTTTTTGTGGGGCCAGGAACCTACTCAACACAGTACAGAGGG CGTGTCTCTGATTCTACAGAGTAATGAAATGGATGTTACAATGGGAAACATACGCGTTGTTATTCTTCTTCACAAGAAAAATGGTGACGTGTTTCTGTGGCCTGCCGTTCGGCAACAGCCAAAAGATGTCAGTTTGATGGGTATTTTAG GAAAAGCTGAGGCTTCATATGAGGAGATTCAAGGATCTCAAACACCAACTCTAAAGATAATGGACCAGGAAGTGAAGGCGAGCTG GGAGGATGTCACAGACTACACACTTCCTTCAACTCCAGTTATCAAATGTTGGCTTGTTCCGTTCCAGGCTGTGATGCAGGGAGACATTTCTGATTTCACTGTCACTCAGCTGTAG